In one window of Thalassotalea agarivorans DNA:
- the ctaD gene encoding cytochrome c oxidase subunit I, with translation MTTDVIDSHHDDHHDHKPTGLKRWLLTTNHKDIGSLYLWFAFIMFLVGGAMAMVIRAELFQPGLQIVEPDFFNQMTTVHGLIMVFGAIMPAFTGLANWMLPMMVGAPDMALPRLNNWSFWILPFAFSILLASFFIGSGAPNFGWTFYAPLSTTYSNGSTAFFVFAVHIMGISSIMGAINIVVTIMNMRAPGMTYMKMPLFVWTFFITAYLLIAVMPVLAGTVTMVLTDTYFGTSFFDAAGGGDPVLFQHIFWFFGHPEVYIMILPAFGIVSMTIPAFSRKKLFGYSSMVYATASIAFLSFIVWAHHMFTTGMPLFGELFFMYCTMLIAVPTGVKVFNWVATMWKGAISFETPMLFSIAFVILFTLGGFSGLMLAIVPADFQYHDTYFVVAHFHYVLVTGALFSIYAGAYYWLPKWTGYMYDDKLSKWHFWCSLISVNLLFFPMHFLGLAGMPRRIPDYALQFADFNMWVSIGGFAFGLSQLIFLAVVIKCIRGGEKAPAKPWDGAEGLEWTVPSPAPYHTFETPPKID, from the coding sequence ATGACTACAGATGTAATTGATTCGCACCATGACGATCATCATGATCACAAACCAACAGGATTAAAGCGCTGGTTACTTACAACTAACCATAAAGATATCGGCAGCTTGTACTTGTGGTTTGCATTCATCATGTTTTTGGTTGGTGGTGCTATGGCCATGGTGATTCGCGCTGAATTGTTCCAGCCGGGTCTACAAATTGTTGAGCCAGATTTCTTTAACCAAATGACCACCGTGCATGGTTTAATAATGGTCTTTGGTGCCATTATGCCGGCCTTTACCGGGCTTGCGAACTGGATGCTTCCTATGATGGTAGGTGCACCAGATATGGCATTGCCACGACTTAACAACTGGAGCTTTTGGATTCTTCCATTTGCCTTCTCTATTTTGTTAGCGTCGTTCTTTATAGGTTCAGGTGCACCAAACTTTGGCTGGACCTTCTACGCGCCGTTATCAACAACATATTCAAACGGTAGTACCGCCTTCTTTGTATTTGCGGTTCATATTATGGGTATTTCATCCATTATGGGTGCGATTAATATTGTCGTAACCATTATGAATATGCGTGCGCCAGGTATGACCTACATGAAGATGCCGCTTTTTGTTTGGACCTTCTTTATAACCGCTTACCTGCTTATAGCCGTCATGCCGGTGCTGGCAGGGACGGTGACTATGGTGCTAACTGATACCTATTTTGGTACTAGTTTCTTTGACGCAGCCGGTGGTGGTGACCCAGTATTGTTCCAGCATATTTTCTGGTTTTTTGGGCATCCTGAAGTGTACATCATGATCTTGCCAGCATTTGGTATTGTATCGATGACCATTCCAGCGTTCTCTCGTAAGAAATTGTTTGGATATTCATCAATGGTATATGCAACAGCGTCAATCGCGTTCTTGTCATTTATCGTTTGGGCGCATCACATGTTTACCACAGGTATGCCGCTCTTTGGTGAACTCTTCTTCATGTATTGCACCATGTTAATCGCCGTGCCAACAGGCGTTAAAGTGTTTAACTGGGTGGCAACTATGTGGAAAGGGGCGATTAGCTTTGAAACACCAATGTTGTTCTCAATAGCATTTGTTATTTTGTTTACGCTTGGTGGCTTTTCAGGCCTGATGCTGGCAATCGTACCTGCTGATTTCCAATACCATGACACTTACTTTGTTGTTGCTCATTTCCATTATGTATTGGTTACAGGTGCACTGTTCTCAATCTATGCTGGCGCCTATTACTGGTTGCCGAAGTGGACAGGGTACATGTACGACGACAAGCTCAGTAAATGGCATTTTTGGTGTTCATTGATATCGGTAAATCTACTGTTCTTCCCAATGCATTTCTTAGGCTTAGCGGGTATGCCACGTCGTATTCCAGATTACGCGTTGCAGTTTGCTGACTTTAACATGTGGGTCAGTATCGGTGGCTTTGCCTTTGGTTTATCACAGCTAATTTTCTTAGCGGTCGTGATCAAGTGTATTCGCGGTGGCGAAAAAGCGCCGGCGAAACCTTGGGATGGTGCTGAAGGGTTAGAATGGACTGTGCCAAGTCCAGCGCCTTACCACACCTTTGAAACACCACCTAAAATCGATTAG
- a CDS encoding cytochrome c oxidase assembly protein codes for MSDNRQQAVNKSVKKLVLVVFAMFGFGFALVPLYDVFCEITGLNGKTSGEAAQVSTAGIDESREVTVQFISHLAKGIPWKFEPMVREIKVHPGEMKVVKFYALNQSERDIIGQAVPSVSPGQAAIYFQKIECFCFNHQPLNAQQDVEMALQFYIDPELPKDINMLTLSYTLYDITAQVDS; via the coding sequence ATGTCAGACAATAGGCAGCAAGCAGTTAATAAAAGCGTTAAAAAACTAGTTCTCGTTGTATTTGCAATGTTTGGTTTTGGCTTTGCTTTGGTGCCTTTGTATGACGTGTTTTGTGAGATCACCGGGTTAAATGGCAAAACCTCTGGCGAAGCTGCTCAAGTTTCTACTGCAGGTATCGATGAATCGAGGGAAGTTACCGTTCAGTTTATTAGCCATTTAGCCAAAGGTATTCCTTGGAAGTTTGAACCTATGGTGCGCGAAATTAAAGTGCACCCCGGCGAAATGAAAGTGGTTAAGTTCTATGCCCTTAACCAATCAGAACGCGACATTATAGGTCAAGCTGTTCCTTCGGTATCTCCGGGCCAAGCAGCAATCTATTTTCAGAAAATAGAATGCTTCTGTTTTAATCATCAGCCATTGAATGCGCAACAAGACGTGGAAATGGCATTGCAGTTCTATATCGATCCTGAACTGCCTAAAGATATCAACATGCTGACCTTGTCGTACACCTTGTACGATATAACGGCGCAAGTTGATTCGTAA
- a CDS encoding cytochrome c oxidase subunit 3 codes for MTTKEYESYYVPAQSHWPIVGAVALFLIAIGAGSYVSGMATGETTFGAVTLWAGIGVIVYMMFGWFNNVITESMAGKYSHQMDNSFKQGMSWFIFSEVMFFAAFFGALFYARMYAVPWLGGDGNNLATNEILWPEFVAEWPLIKTPDGTETTAMGWYGLPLINTLILLASSVTAHFAHVSLEQEKRGQLKFWLGFTVLLGVIFLFLQVEEYMHAYSDEMRLYLTSGIYGNTFYLLTGFHGMHVTLGTIMLIVMFIRIWKGHFTKDNHFAFQAASWYWHFVDVVWVLLFVFVYIL; via the coding sequence GTGACAACAAAAGAATACGAATCGTATTACGTACCTGCCCAAAGTCACTGGCCAATTGTTGGCGCCGTGGCACTGTTTTTAATTGCGATTGGTGCAGGTAGCTACGTATCGGGTATGGCTACAGGTGAAACCACCTTTGGCGCTGTTACCTTGTGGGCCGGCATTGGCGTCATCGTATATATGATGTTTGGCTGGTTTAATAACGTTATTACTGAATCAATGGCAGGTAAATATAGCCATCAGATGGACAATTCATTCAAGCAAGGGATGAGTTGGTTTATTTTCTCTGAAGTAATGTTCTTTGCTGCCTTTTTTGGCGCATTGTTTTACGCCCGCATGTACGCAGTACCTTGGTTAGGTGGTGACGGTAATAATTTAGCGACTAATGAAATACTATGGCCGGAATTTGTTGCTGAATGGCCACTAATTAAAACGCCAGATGGCACAGAAACAACAGCTATGGGTTGGTACGGCTTACCACTAATTAATACCCTAATATTGTTGGCGTCATCGGTTACTGCACATTTTGCTCACGTATCGCTAGAGCAAGAAAAACGTGGACAGTTAAAATTCTGGTTAGGCTTTACCGTTTTACTTGGTGTGATTTTCTTATTCTTGCAAGTCGAAGAATACATGCACGCCTACTCGGATGAAATGCGCCTTTACTTAACTAGTGGTATATACGGTAACACGTTCTACTTGCTGACTGGCTTCCACGGTATGCATGTAACGTTAGGTACCATTATGTTGATCGTTATGTTCATTCGTATTTGGAAAGGACATTTCACCAAAGACAACCACTTTGCGTTTCAAGCCGCAAGCTGGTACTGGCACTTCGTTGATGTTGTCTGGGTACTACTGTTTGTTTTTGTCTACATTTTGTAG
- a CDS encoding DUF2909 domain-containing protein, with the protein MWIKGLILLLLALMIFNLFRALFVMNSNNPNKPPMSKFIGRRVMFSAAIVLLLVVLILTGVITPNPHPR; encoded by the coding sequence ATGTGGATAAAAGGGTTAATTCTACTGCTACTTGCGTTGATGATTTTTAACTTGTTTCGCGCCTTGTTTGTGATGAACAGTAACAATCCAAACAAACCACCAATGAGCAAATTTATCGGACGCAGAGTGATGTTTTCTGCTGCTATCGTGTTATTACTTGTGGTGTTGATATTAACGGGGGTTATTACACCTAACCCCCATCCAAGATAG
- a CDS encoding SURF1 family protein, with product MLQNIVSKIRLPWLFFTLAVAAILLNLSHWQYERSIEKKIREQKISQYQQQQPASVVKVQQLMADDFDVNDLPMQVTGHFDNEHAYLLDNQTLEGRVGYRVLKVLVSENVRVLVNLGWVAAPKYRDQLPKIDAIDGQHTIRGHIRIIEQNITLANETQHNQWPMRIQQIDLDKISSLIGQKLLPFVLYLDKKEVLGYQKNWQPIVMPWQKHQAYAVQWFALAIAWLSLMCWAAFRHNNKKR from the coding sequence ATGCTTCAAAACATAGTATCAAAGATTCGCCTTCCTTGGTTATTTTTTACACTAGCCGTAGCGGCTATTTTATTGAATCTGTCCCATTGGCAATATGAACGCAGTATTGAAAAGAAAATACGTGAACAAAAGATTAGTCAGTATCAGCAACAGCAGCCCGCAAGCGTAGTAAAAGTTCAGCAGTTAATGGCTGATGATTTTGACGTCAATGACTTACCTATGCAGGTCACAGGCCACTTCGATAATGAACATGCCTACTTGTTAGATAATCAAACCTTGGAAGGTCGCGTTGGCTACCGCGTGCTTAAAGTACTAGTGAGCGAAAATGTTAGGGTGTTGGTGAACTTAGGCTGGGTGGCTGCGCCAAAATATCGCGACCAATTGCCAAAAATCGATGCGATTGATGGCCAACATACCATACGGGGTCATATTCGTATTATTGAGCAAAACATCACCTTAGCGAATGAAACTCAGCACAATCAATGGCCTATGCGAATTCAGCAAATAGACTTGGATAAAATATCCTCACTAATCGGTCAAAAACTGTTGCCCTTTGTCCTCTACTTAGATAAAAAAGAAGTATTGGGATACCAAAAAAACTGGCAGCCAATTGTCATGCCATGGCAAAAACATCAAGCCTATGCAGTGCAATGGTTCGCGCTAGCAATCGCTTGGCTTAGCTTGATGTGCTGGGCTGCATTTCGTCATAACAATAAGAAGCGGTAA
- a CDS encoding COX15/CtaA family protein produces the protein MFNLRKLVFVAILLAIVVVSLGAYTRLTHAGLGCPDWPGCYGLIDVPETPEQIAAAEKAFPERPVEPQKAWNEMIHRYFAGSLGLLIAWIAFVSIKKREFGSPVKLPILLLIIVTFQAVLGMWTVTMKLMPIVVMAHLLGGFTTLCLLFLLYLRLNPYRIRSGDKAARKYKKYAGIGILILTIQIALGGWTSANYAALTCTELPICQDGWVERMTWGDSFDPIPPERETYEYGFLTHNERLTIHVFHRIGAIITALYLGWLALMVMRRSQTYFFKQSAGIVAGLLVIQVMLGASNVFYSLPLFIAVSHNVVAACLMMAMIGLTYSLMRKT, from the coding sequence ATGTTTAATTTAAGAAAACTGGTCTTTGTTGCCATTTTACTCGCTATTGTTGTTGTCTCGTTGGGCGCTTATACGCGTTTAACCCATGCAGGCTTGGGCTGCCCTGATTGGCCAGGTTGTTATGGTTTAATCGATGTGCCTGAAACGCCAGAACAAATTGCAGCCGCAGAAAAAGCCTTTCCTGAACGACCTGTAGAACCACAAAAAGCATGGAATGAAATGATCCATCGTTATTTTGCCGGAAGCTTAGGCTTGTTGATTGCTTGGATAGCTTTTGTGTCAATTAAAAAACGAGAGTTTGGCTCACCCGTTAAGTTGCCAATACTATTACTCATTATCGTTACTTTCCAAGCCGTATTAGGTATGTGGACCGTTACCATGAAGCTAATGCCGATAGTGGTTATGGCTCATTTATTAGGTGGCTTCACTACGCTGTGTTTGCTGTTTTTACTTTATCTGCGGCTAAACCCTTACCGCATTCGCAGCGGCGATAAAGCTGCGCGTAAATACAAAAAATATGCCGGTATCGGCATTCTAATTCTTACTATCCAAATAGCTTTAGGAGGCTGGACGTCGGCCAATTATGCTGCCTTAACTTGTACGGAATTACCTATTTGCCAAGACGGTTGGGTTGAGCGTATGACTTGGGGTGATAGTTTTGATCCTATACCGCCAGAGCGTGAGACCTATGAGTATGGTTTTTTAACGCACAACGAGCGTTTAACTATTCATGTCTTTCATCGTATTGGCGCCATCATTACTGCGCTCTATTTAGGCTGGTTGGCACTGATGGTTATGCGACGCTCGCAAACCTATTTCTTCAAACAAAGTGCTGGCATTGTTGCGGGGTTACTTGTTATTCAAGTGATGCTTGGCGCGTCAAATGTCTTTTATTCTTTGCCACTGTTTATAGCCGTTAGTCACAATGTGGTTGCAGCATGCTTGATGATGGCAATGATCGGGCTCACCTATAGCTTGATGCGGAAAACTTAG
- the cyoE gene encoding heme o synthase: MSKSTTVNVVASPRASWRDYYQITKPRVVALLVLTALVGMCLSTPGAIPWQLLVNSMLGIWLLSSAAAAINHIVDEKIDAVMKRTYKRPMPNGKITPFNAIFFACILAFSGFTLLYVAVNPLTAWLTLSGLVGYSVIYTMYLKRATPQNITIGGLAGAIPPLLGWTAMTNEIHGHALLLVLIVFTWTPPHFWALAIHRRDDYAKVNIPMLPVTHGIEFTKTQVLLYTILLFVVCLIPYLVGMSNWLYLVSAVVLNSIFFAYAWKLKFYPEESTAMDTFKFSIVHLMLLFIMLLLDHYLLPV, translated from the coding sequence ATGTCAAAATCTACCACAGTTAATGTCGTTGCATCTCCTCGCGCAAGTTGGCGTGATTACTATCAAATCACAAAACCACGCGTTGTGGCCTTACTTGTATTAACCGCATTGGTTGGTATGTGTTTATCTACGCCGGGCGCTATTCCTTGGCAACTGTTGGTTAATAGTATGCTTGGTATTTGGTTATTATCTTCGGCCGCTGCGGCGATTAACCATATCGTAGACGAAAAAATAGATGCGGTGATGAAGCGTACCTATAAAAGGCCAATGCCAAACGGCAAAATTACGCCATTTAACGCCATCTTCTTTGCTTGTATTCTAGCTTTTAGCGGCTTCACATTATTGTATGTGGCGGTTAACCCGTTGACCGCGTGGCTTACTTTATCCGGTTTAGTTGGCTACAGCGTTATCTATACCATGTACCTAAAGCGAGCAACGCCACAAAACATTACCATTGGCGGTTTAGCTGGCGCTATCCCTCCATTATTAGGTTGGACGGCAATGACCAATGAAATACACGGTCATGCGCTATTGCTTGTGCTTATCGTCTTTACTTGGACACCACCACACTTTTGGGCATTAGCTATTCATCGCAGAGACGACTATGCCAAGGTCAATATTCCTATGTTGCCTGTAACACATGGTATTGAATTCACTAAAACACAGGTATTGTTATATACCATCTTGTTGTTTGTCGTTTGTTTGATCCCATATTTGGTTGGCATGAGTAATTGGCTGTATTTAGTTAGTGCGGTGGTGCTTAACAGTATCTTTTTCGCCTATGCCTGGAAGCTTAAGTTTTATCCGGAAGAAAGCACAGCGATGGATACCTTTAAGTTTTCTATTGTGCATTTAATGCTTTTGTTTATCATGCTGCTGCTCGATCATTATTTATTACCGGTGTAA
- a CDS encoding SCO family protein gives MKKLLYVILALTAAILGAVVFNQLSQKPKPTHALFYETPRAVSAFALTDHLGHTLDKSWLEGHWTFVFLGYTSCPDICPATLQNLNFAYPKLKQIDDRARIALMSVDPLRDTAEKLALYINYFNPEFVAMTGDHATLYPLAREMGMMYSIVDTVQESYYTVDHSASVVLFNPAGNIAAVFKTKHALGEIPTVNPADVVEDFDRIVALSEG, from the coding sequence GTGAAGAAACTGCTTTACGTCATTCTTGCGCTTACCGCTGCCATTTTAGGTGCTGTGGTTTTTAATCAATTGTCGCAAAAACCAAAGCCCACACACGCGCTTTTTTACGAAACACCACGCGCGGTATCGGCGTTTGCATTAACCGATCATTTAGGTCACACACTCGATAAATCTTGGCTGGAAGGGCATTGGACCTTCGTCTTTTTAGGCTACACCTCGTGCCCAGATATATGCCCAGCAACGTTGCAGAATTTGAATTTTGCTTATCCTAAGTTGAAGCAAATAGACGATCGCGCACGTATTGCTTTAATGTCAGTAGACCCGTTGCGTGACACAGCGGAAAAATTAGCACTGTATATTAATTACTTTAATCCTGAGTTTGTCGCCATGACCGGCGACCACGCCACACTTTACCCGTTAGCCCGCGAAATGGGCATGATGTATTCCATAGTCGACACCGTACAAGAATCATATTATACCGTCGACCATAGCGCTTCTGTGGTACTGTTTAACCCCGCGGGCAATATTGCTGCGGTGTTTAAAACCAAACATGCACTTGGTGAAATCCCTACGGTTAATCCAGCCGATGTGGTGGAAGATTTTGATCGCATCGTTGCTTTGTCTGAAGGCTAG